The proteins below are encoded in one region of Danio rerio strain Tuebingen ecotype United States chromosome 14, GRCz12tu, whole genome shotgun sequence:
- the fhdc2 gene encoding uncharacterized protein fhdc2: MATISIPSPPIPPPPPPPPPPPLPPPASASGLTRVDSGRKHRLRNLNWERIPKERIEGRNNVWSGSLDEDSELTIDLNSLDELFGQKEGKKPERANGFRRSLLRCRSPQEISMDKVTLLDSKRSMNVGIFLRQLKIAAIEMVEDVRRGAAERYGAEKLAELCKLLPDNEEEARVKKFNGDRSLLAEPDLFILLLVEIPSFRMRLDVMILQQEFDPAVTSLCVAARCLREAARELLSCPELHYILRLVLKAGNYMNAGGYAGNAAGFRISSLLKLADTKANKPGMNLLHFVAMEVVKKDKDLLMFSSRLSHVSPASRLSEESVVEDFSRLQSRVADLRVRAQADAEIEQQTRTFLQDAEVRLKEAQNELESLQQSSEALVEFFCEDDKTFKLEEACHIFHCFCHRFQRAVQENTERELQEQRRVARERENVEKRRSLALCTGLEAERDSDDLEHALQRSLSYTGSRRSLRRLSQYFQRSEERNLKSDSQHPDSNLHLERSSRDSELKRHSLQKNEAKSEGKEQGMKMVKQALCLITDSMCGLQQDATAPPNTMKSHSGLNTRTVPSDNAFVALGKTSIASHQQGAVNVLPLTGLSPNKVLKVEKQVQHTSERLTQIAADGSEDSEKNNCVNGKECLSQKAVTPQTKSKKATNLERETWKSASSPPEASPPLVQETSSPERENVYRVGETLECHTLVKGLRSYESLSPTVTRPATNHCSKWKKEREAEEREGASSPHTKDDSRLVKSPTRGPTKRLLVPRGGPSNSSGIPRVRTKSEPTSSDALSASHISRASPVRTTAIRTSLMTRFAGGQNELKPNRQKVNTQAETGKQKGNSAEKLNQDKDKGREQFVRGSPLRVPKRLAPNSESQTSHTIHSPTTATTAKTIRTAIISAAKAKSPGTRIPGLKIPRATTQPSWR; this comes from the exons ATGGCCACCATCTCCATTCCGTCACCCCCGATTCCCCCTCCTCCACcgccacctcctcctcctccactgcCCCCTCCTGCTTCAGCCAGTGGTCTGACCCGCGTTGACTCTGGCCGTAAACACCGTCTTCGAAATCTCAACTGGGAGCGGATCCCTAAAGAACGCATAGAGGGCCGTAATAATGTGTGGAGTGGCTCACTGGATGAGGACAGTGAACTCACCATTGACTTGAACTCTCTAGATGAACTTTTTGGGCAAAAAGAGGGTAAAAAGCCAGAGCGGGCCAATGGCTTTCGGCGTAGTTTGTTGCGGTGCAGATCTCCACAAGAGATTAGTATGGACAAA GTTACGCTGCTTGACTCGAAACGCAGTATGAATGTCGGAATATTTCTACGGCAGTTGAAAAT TGCTGCTATTGAAATGGTAGAGGATGTGAGACGGGGAGCTGCAGAGCGTTATGGAGCTGAGAAACTGGCAGAACTTTGCAAGCTGCTGCCTGATAATGAAGAG GAGGCCAGAGTCAAAAAGTTCAATGGTGACCGTAGTTTACTAGCAGAGCCAGATCTCTTCATTCTCTTGCTGGTGGAGATACCCAG CTTTCGCATGCGCCTGGACGTCATGATTCTCCAGCAGGAGTTTGACCCAGCTGTAACCTCTCTCTGTGTGGCGGCCAGATGTCTGCGGGAGGCAGCTCGAG AGCTGCTGAGCTGCCCTGAGCTCCACTACATCCTGAGACTGGTGCTCAAAGCAGGAAACTACATGAACGCT GGTGGTTACGCTGGAAATGCTGCTGGATTCCGAATTTCTTCTTTACTCAAACTGGCCGACACCAAAGCCAACAAACCAGGCATGAACCTCCTCCATTTTGTTGCCATG GAAGTTGTGAAGAAGGATAAAGATTTGCTGATGTTTTCCAGTCGCTTAAGTCATGTCAGTCCAGCTTCAAG GCTGTCAGAAGAGTCTGTGGTAGAAGATTTTTCTCGACTACAAAGCAGAGTAGCTGATCTCAGAGTCCGAGCTCAGGCAGACGCTGAAATCGAGCAGCAGACAAGAACATTTCTCCAG GATGCAGAGGTTAGGCTGAAGGAAGCTCAGAATGAGCTGGAAAGTTTACAGCAGAGCAGTGAAGCTCTTGTGGAGTTTTTCTGTGAGGATGACAAGACCTTTAAACTGGAGGAAGCCTGTCATATCTTCCACTGTTTCTGTCACAGATTCCAAAGAGCTGTACAG GAGAACACAGAAAGGGAGCTACAAGAGCAGCGTCGTGTGGCTCGTGAGCGTGAGAATGTGGAGAAGCGTCGTTCTCTGGCTCTCTGCACCGGTCTGGAAGCAGAACGCGACTCTGACGACTTGGAGCATGCATTGCAGAGGAGTTTAAGTTACACGGGGAGCCGCCGCAGCTTGCGTAGGCTCTCGCAGTACTTCCAGCGCTCCGAGGAGAGAAATCTGAAATCTGACAGCCAACACCCAGACTCGAACCTTCATCTTGAAAGATCGAGTAGAGACTCGGAGCTTAAAAGACATTCGTTACAAAAGAATGAGGCCAAGTCTGAGGGCAAAGAACAAGGGATGAAAATGGTCAAACAAGCTCTGTGTTTAATCACAGATTCTATGTGTGGCCTTCAACAAGATGCAACGGCTCCACCAAACACCATGAAAAGCCATTCTGGATTGAATACAAGGACTGTCCCCAGTGATAACGCTTTTGTTGCTTTAGGAAAAACAAGTATCGCATCACATCAGCAGGGGGCAGTGAATGTCTTGCCGCTCACAGGACTATCCCCTAACAAAGTTTTGAAAGTTGAGAAACAGGTTCAACACACCTCTGAAAGGCTGACGCAGATCGCAGCAGATGGCTCGGAGGATTCTGAGAAGAACAATTGTGTGAATGGCAAAGAGTGTCTATCTCAAAAGGCAGTAACACCACAGACAAAATCCAAAAAGGCCACCAATCTGGAGAGAGAGACATGGAAGAGTGCGTCCTCCCCTCCTGAAGCTAGTCCACCTCTTGTGCAGGAGACTAGTAGCCCGGAAAGAGAAAATGTTTACCGGGTTGGAGAGACACTGGAGTGCCACACACTTGTAAAAGGCTTACGCTCCTATGAGAGCCTTTCACCAACCGTGACACGGCCTGCCACCAACCACTGCTCCAAATGGAAAAAAGAGCGGGAAGCCGAGGAGCGAGAAGGCGCTAGCTCACCGCATACGAAGGATGATTCCCGTCTGGTAAAATCACCCACTCGAGGACCCACCAAAAGACTTCTGGTGCCCCGAGGAGGACCTTCCAACAGCAGTGGAATTCCAAGAGTACGCACAAAGTCAGAACCGACTTCTTCTGATGCTTTATCAGCTAGCCACATATCCCGAGCTTCGCCTGTACGCACCACGGCAATACGCACATCGCTAATGACACGCTTCGCTGGTGGACAAAATGAACTTAAACCTAACCGGCAGAAGGTAAACACCCAAGCTGAAACGGGCAAGCAAAAAGGCAATAGTGCTGAGAAGCTAAACCAAGACAAGGACAAGGGTCGCGAACAATTCGTGAGGGGCTCTCCGCTTCGTGTGCCCAAACGGTTGGCACCCAACTCTGAATCCCAAACCTCCCACACCATACATAGTCCAACCACTGCTACAACTGCAAAGACAATCCGCACGGCCATCATTAGTGCAGCCAAAGCCAAGAGCCCTGGCACCAGAATCCCAGGCCTCAAAATTCCCAGAGCGACCACTCAACCATCATGGAGATAA